A window of Vidua macroura isolate BioBank_ID:100142 chromosome 32, ASM2450914v1, whole genome shotgun sequence contains these coding sequences:
- the LOC128820886 gene encoding uncharacterized protein LOC128820886, whose product MEQRSLRGPKLAWVQEEEEGPGAAPVEEIKEVVRFKTLQEDAAVDRTQEQDPARGLFRRTVEVPAMVRYIHEWLMDNQFAEQRLNRALLDLTEEQPADVVMTLLCVAPSCDRAAFTMWKSIMCSPRTAEPVQLILLDVLGSWPEHSTFTSDGDKTGVFVLAATLVMWKILQVPCVPQMVTVYFPHLLVHLLFQVFFSTLDMPEEVDTFWKGCQQQYGLATSPNRFAVRTLKSLLCQMEHEDVVLAMERKRGWDTLLCADTHHYAVGLLAREISRVSIPLCSRIARYLLQLLNTLEPRWELPALAFLVEVLECLNLSGGSANRVLQILSRHLHSKCRDRRRLALRALLKLIDNPSMSEKMGSLTESLVELLCDADGEIVSMTVTLLSFISRDKDMLIGSSIALRLVEALLPLFDHDNSQVQLLSILLFQTLVSLPLEKDKKALKTHACQSLLPLFFHCHDEDGRVAQASQETLLCVAQFLKRRDLEKVVKNKKLWKFTECLLADDSSRAAEHLRQAMPYLESPEEPLREAAIRFLGMAGRQLRGKKEELQLICEALEGTANDISVAVGSLAIQTLYVLPAVERAGYSILDSLHDQLRRAWRTRPRLLGLGWLRCRSCAEC is encoded by the exons ATGGAGCAGAGATCCCTGAGAGGGCCCAAGCTGGcctgggtgcaggaggaggaagaaggccctggagctgccccagtaGAGGAGATCAAAGAGGTGGTGCGGTTCAAGACTCTACAGGagg atgcagccgTGGACCGCACACAAGAGCAGGACCCCGCCCGTGGCCTCTTCCGCAGAACAGTGGAG GTGCCCGCCATGGTGAGGTACATCCACGAGTGGCTCATGGACAATCAGTTTGCTGAGCAGCGGCTGAACAGGGCCCTGCTGGATCTCACCGAAGAACAGCCTGCTGATGTAGTAATGACGCTCCTGTGTGTGGCCCCATCCTGTGACAG agctgctttcaccATGTGGAAGAGCATCATGTGCTCTCCCAGGACTGCCGAGCCAGTGCAGCTGATACTCCTCGATGTGCTGGGGAGttggccagagcacagcacgTTCACCTCTGATGGGGACAAAACGGGTGTCTTtgtcctggct GCAACTCTGGTGATGTGGAAGATCCTCCAGGTGCCCTGTGTCCCACAGATGGTGACGGTGTATTTCCCCCACCTACTTGTGCATCTGCTCTTCCAAGTGTTCTTCAGCACTCTGGATATGCCAGAGGAGGTCGATACCTTCTGGAAGGGATGCCAGCAGCAATACGGccttgccaccagccccaaCAG GTTTGCAGTGCGGACCCTgaagtccctgctctgccaaatGGAGCACGAGGATGTGGTGCTGGCAATGGAACGCAAGCGTGGCTGGGACACGCTGCTGTGTGCTGACACCCACcactatgccgtgggtctgctggccag GGAGATATCCCGTGTCTCCATCCCCTTGTGCTCCCGGATCGCTCGctacctgctccagctgctcaacACACTGGAGCCACGCTGGGAGCTGCCCGCCCTGGCcttccttgtggag gtcctcgagTGCCTGAACTTGAGTGGAGGCAGTGCTAACAGAGTCCTGCAAATCTTGTCAAGGCACCTGCACAGCAAGTGCAGGGACAGGCGTCGCCTGGCGCTCAGGGCCCTTCTCAAGCTCATTGACAATCcctcgatg agtgaaaaaatggGGAGCCTGACTGAAAGTCTTGTGGAGCTCCTGTGCGACGCAGATGGAGAGATAGTTAGCATGACAGTCACGCTCCTCAGCTTTATCTCCCGGGACAAGGACATGCTGATAGGCAGCTCCATTGCACTGCGGCTGGTTGAGGCGCTCCTGCCACTCTTTGACCAC GACAATAGCCAGgtgcagctgctctccatcctgctCTTCCAAACATTGGTGTCTCTTCCActggaaaaggacaaaaaggcCCTGAAGACGCACGCGTGCCAGAGCCTGCTGCCACTCTTCTTCCACTGCCATGACGAGGATGGGCGTGTGGCACAG gcttctCAGGAAACGCTGCTTTGTGTGGCCCAGTTCCTGAAGAGGAGGGATCTGGAAAAAGTGGTGAAGAACAAGAAGCTGTGGAAGTTCACCGAGTGCCTG ctggcagacgACAGCAgcagagcggccgagcacctgcgccAGGCCATGCCCTAcctggagagcccagaggagcccctgcgagaggcggccATCAGGTTCCTGG GGATGGCCGGGCGGCAGCtgagggggaagaaggaagagcttCAGCTCATCTGTGAgg CCCTTGAAGGCACGGCAAATGACATCAGCGTCGCCGTTGGAAGCCTGGCAATTCAAACGTTGTACGTCCTCCCAGCAGTAGAGAGAGCTGGATATTCCATCTTGGACAGCCTGCATGATCAGCTCCGCAGGGCATGGAGGACACGGCCTCGTCTCTTGGGGCTCGGCTGGCTGCGCTGCCGGAGCTGTGCAGAGTGCTGA
- the LOC128820910 gene encoding LOW QUALITY PROTEIN: serine/threonine-protein kinase pim-1-like (The sequence of the model RefSeq protein was modified relative to this genomic sequence to represent the inferred CDS: substituted 1 base at 1 genomic stop codon), with protein sequence MPGRAMPPARPRPRAGLSRPRPRPSRRRLAPARLWPCWRWRCWAGISAWGWGGIASLWLRLARARPRPRPRPRPRLLPGPAEDTGGAAAVAASAAASPARAPPLGSAAAGPEPPLSRCQERTPGDGRPGALEGRSGAAPGPGPSADSRVPPAGKAQQGLKEQYRLGSLLGRGGFGSVFAATRLSDGAPVAIKRVPQNRVLHWGELPDGTSAPLEVVLLAKVSTGFPGVVQLLEWLELPNDILMVLERPKRSQDLRHFIRARGFLSEEVARELFRQVLEAVRHCTSCGVLNRDIKPGNILVDLATGEAKLIDFGCGTYLQDTAYTHFAXTRSYSPPEWMHFGWYYGKPATVWSLGIVLHQMVCGEHPFRGCQNISWDHQLSLPQRLSQECQDLIRRCLSMLDMERPSLEELLCDPWMQDVHLP encoded by the exons ATGCCCGGCCGGGCCatgcccccggcccgcccccggccccgggcggggctGTCCCGTCCCCGGCCCCGGCCGTCCCGCCGCCGTCTCGCCCCCGCCCGGCTCTGGCCGTGCtggcgctggcgctgctgggcgggcatcagtgcctggggctggggcggcATCGCCTCCCTTTGGCTCCGCCTggcccgagcccggccccggccccggccccggccccggccccggctcctcccgggCCCCGCGGAGGACACAGGCGGCGCGGCCGCTGTCGCCGCCTCCGCTGCGGCTTCCCCGGCCCGAGCTCCGCCGCTCGGCAGCGCGGCCGCTGGCCCCGAGCCGCCGCTGTCCCGTTGCCAGGAGCGAACGCCTGGGGATGGCCGGCCCGGGGCGCTTGAGGGGCGCTCGGGGGCCGCTCCTGGCCCCGGGCCGAGCGCTGACAGCCGCGTCCCGCCGGCAGGGAAGGCGcagcagggcctgaaggagcagtACCGGCTGGGTTCCCTGCTGGGCCGCGGCGGCTTCGGCAGCGTCTTCGCGGCCACGCGGCTCTCGGACGGCGCCCCG gtggccatcaaaagGGTGCCACAGAACCGCGTCCTGCACTGGGGCGAGCTG cccgACGGCACCAGCGCACCCCTGGAGGtcgtgctgctggccaaggtgtCCACTGGCTTCCCCGGTGTCgtccagctgctggagtggcTTGAGCTCCCCAACGACATCTTGATGGTGCTGGAGCGCCCAAAGCGGTCTCAGGACCTGCGCCATTTCATTCGGGCACGGGGGTTCCTGTCCGAGGAGGTGGCGCGGGAGCTGTTccgccaggtgctggaggccgtgcggcACTGCACCAGCTGCGGGGTCCTCAACAGGGACATCAAACCAGGGAACATCCTGGTTGACCTGGCCACCGGGGAGGCTAAATTGATCGACTTTGGCTGTGGCACCTACCTGCAAGACACAGCCTACACTCACTTTGCAT GAACACGGTCATACAGCCCCCCGGAATGGATGCATTTTGGCTGGTACTACGGCAAGCCAGCTACTGTCTGGTCCCTGGGCATCGTGCTGCACCAGATGGTCTGCGGGGAGCACCCTTTCAGGGGCTGCCAGAACATCAGCTGGGACCATCAGCTCTCGCTGCCACAACGGCTCTCTCAAG AGTGCCAAGATCTGATCAGGAGGTGTTTATCCATGCTGGACATGGAAAGGCCTTCGTTAGAAGAGCTGTTGTGTGATCCCTGGATGCAGGACGTTCATCTGCCCtag